In one window of Solanum pennellii chromosome 2, SPENNV200 DNA:
- the LOC107010664 gene encoding uncharacterized protein LOC107010664, translating to MSGLRDQLLEKNEISDSYYHVDQHSDSMKVEEQNNDISDNLDNSENDSLQTKHSTGSPVDTGTAWVYRDENGKQFFEKQLSEDDITGDHLEIPRRLAHYIQSLKLKRRVNAGEKTRKVNLVGENECYYFTGQWKDFVMENQLKAHKDLVLLEISQQLGLRIGHTCDQKAIDMNNPVLLRRLSRADVKALYIKKLSERYSFSRGATGLIEIEPVVEMKLCSQIVYRYGGRTNGVMFIELPKKDVEENLGRDLPLPAAGGDIALPLFDPVGNNLVEMKLLHTEMGDQYHLGGGWEVYAAKHGLLISDTIFLDKVTVQVGNDHDQLNTAQFSCHYEITYQRRRRGGTKEQNRSAAPANSVKDVVRVTKIISESSEYEGDSSWLQYCTP from the exons ATGTCAGGGCTCCGTGATCAACTACTGGAGAAGAATGAAATATCAGATAGTTACTATCATGTTGATCAACATAGCGATTCAATGAAGGTGGAAGAACAAAACAATGACATTTCTGATAACCTGGACAATTCAGAGAACGATTCTCTGCAAACCAAACACTCCAC AGGTAGCCCTGTTGACACGGGAACCGCATGGGTTTACAGAGATGAAAACGGAAAACAGTTCTTTGAAAAGCAATTAAGCGAAGATGACATTACTGGCGATCACTTAGAGATACCCAGGAGATTGGCGCATTATATACAGAGCTTGAAATTAAAACGCCGTGTTAATGCTGGAGAAAAAACACGGAAAGTCAATTTGGTAGGAGAAAATGAATGTTATTACTTCACTGGACAATGGAAGGATTTCGTAATGGAAAATCAATTGAAAGCTCATAAGGATTTGGTACTTCTTGAGATTTCTCAGCAATTGGGCCTTCGAATAGGACACACTTGTGACCAAAAAGCTATTGACATGAATAACCCTGTACTGCTCAGACGTTTGTCTAGAGCTGATGTAAAAGccctatatataaaaaagttgagTGAACGATATTCGTTTAGTCGTGGTGCTACAGGATTAATAGAGATAGAACCAGTTGTTGAGATGAAATTATGTTCGCAAATTGTGTACAGATATGGTGGCCGTACTAATGGTGTAATGTTCATAGAGCTACCAAAGAAAGACGTAGAAGAGAATTTGGGTCGCGATCTTCCTCTTCCTGCAGCAGGCGGAGATATTGCCCTGCCTTTATTTGATCCTGTGGGGAACAATTTGGTAGAGATGAAATTATTGCATACTGAGATGGGTGATCAATACCATCTTGGAGGGGGATGGGAAGTGTATGCTGCAAAACATGGCTTATTAATTTCTGATACAATTTTTCTTGACAAGGTAACCGTGCAGGTTGGCAATGATCATGATCAGCTGAATACTGCACAGTTTTCGTGTCACTATGAAATTACTTACCAGAGACGAAGACGAGGAGGCACTAAAGAACAGAACAGATCAGCAGCACCTGCTAATTCCGTTAAAGATGTAGTTCGTGTCACCAAAATAATAAGTGAGTCATCAGAATATGAAGGTGATTCGTCCTGGCTCCAATACTGCACTCCATAG
- the LOC107008660 gene encoding ATP synthase mitochondrial F1 complex assembly factor 2: MAAEIVRRSLKASNFSLLRNLTSLQTRCFSNLAESVQPESDVPSSSFTFSENSGDADSNSQKKSAIDENIFIKGPKKASSSKEAESVTMPMSFMTGSIVGKRFYQKVTTREAEDGNGWSVMLDYRTLKTPSKRPLKCPTLALAKAIAAEWEYQEADGIRPFTMPLMKLSCTALERVPLTRHKIIEYLMKKFPQDLVFCRAPGDNDLTSGVLERQVEKIDPLLKWVESEFGFKPTVHTSFFGGKQDDGLVSAIGSVLKKTDDCELATIDAIASAAHSLVIALGIFRGRLGIEEAIELIRLEEDLQVDNWGLVEGGHDVDIADLRVQIASAVVFLGLTRRV, from the exons ATGGCGGCTGAAATCGTGAGAAGAAGTCTTAAAGCATCAAACTTTTCCCTTCTAAGAAACCTTACCTCTTTGCAAACTCGCTGTTTCAGTAACTTGGCTGAATCTGTACAACCGGAATCTGATGTCCCATCTTCCTCATTCACTTTCTCTGAGAATTCGGGCGATGCAGACTCGAATTCTCAGAAAAAATCAGCAATCGATGAAAATATCTTCATTAAGGGTCCAAAGAAGGCTTCTTCGTCAAAAGAAGCGGAATCTGTGACGATGCCTATGTCTTTCATGACTGGATCAATTGTGGGAAAGAGGTTTTATCAGAAAGTGACGACTAGAGAAGCTGAAGATGGAAATGGTTGGAGTGTTATGCTTGATTACCGTACGCTTAAAACCCCTTCTAAGCGCCCTCTCAAATGCCCCACTCTCGCTCTTGCTAAGGCTATTGCTGCTGAATGGGAATACCAG GAAGCAGATGGGATCAGGCCCTTTACTATGCCATTAATGAAACTATCATGTACTGCACTAGAAAGAGTTCCACTGACGCGTCATAAGATAATTGaatatttgatgaagaaattcccTCAAGATTTAGTATTCTGTCGTGCTCCAGGGGATAATGATCTGACAAGCGGAGTTCTTG AGCGTCAAGTAGAGAAAATTGATCCCCTTCTAAAGTGGGTAGAGTCAGAATTCGGCTTCAAACCCACTGTACACACCAGTTTTTTTGGTGGCAAGCAAGATGATGGGCTTGTTAGTGCCATCGGAAGCGTTCTCAAGAAAACAGATGATTGTGAATTGGCAACAATTGATGCAATTGCTTCAGCTGCACATTCTTTAGTCATTGCACTTGGAATTTTCCGTGGTAGATTGGGGATTGAGGAAGCTATTGAGTTAATTAGGCTTGAGGAAGATTTGCAG GTTGACAATTGGGGTCTTGTTGAAGGTGGTCATGATGTTGATATTGCAGATTTAAGAGTTCAGATTGCGTCTGCTGTGGTGTTCCTTGGACTTACAAGGAGGGTATAA
- the LOC107011638 gene encoding succinate dehydrogenase [ubiquinone] iron-sulfur subunit 2, mitochondrial translates to MATSLIRRAISRVQSSAPAARLLVARAHASDSQAQKVESKPNLKSFQIYRWTPDNPGKPELKEYKIDLKECGPMVLDALIKIKNEIDPTLTFRRSCREGICGSCAMNIDGCNGLACLTKISSDSESTITPLPHMFVIKDLVVDMTNFYNQYKSIEPWLKRKTPAPTPGKEIPQSKSDRAKLDGMYECILCACCSTSCPSYWWNPESYLGPAALLHANRWIMDSRDEYTQERLDAVNDEFKLYRCHTILNCSRACPKGLNPGKHIQNIKKLEMAP, encoded by the exons ATGGCGACTAGTTTAATCCGACGAGCGATTTCTAGGGTTCAGTCATCAGCACCGGCGGCGAGGCTACTCGTCGCCAGAGCTCACGCTTCCGACTCCCAAGCACAGAAGGTAGAATCTAAACCCAATCTCAAGTCATTTCAAATTTACCGATGGACTCCAGACAACCCAGGGAAACCTGAGCTCAAAGAATACAAAATCGATCTGAAGGAATGCGGACCTATGGTTTTAGATGCGCTAATCAAAATCAAGAATGAAATTGACCCTACACTTACCTTCAGGAGATCCTGTAGAGAAGGGATCTGTGGTTCATGTGCTATGAACATCGACGGATGTAATGGACTCGCTTGTTTGACCAAGATCTCGTCGGATTCTGAATCGACGATTACGCCGTTGCCACATATGTTTGTCATTAAGGATCTGGTGGTGGATATGACTAATTTCTATAATCAGTACAAGTCTATTGAGCCTTGGCTTAAGAGGAAGACACCTGCACCAACGCCTGGGAAGGAGATACCACAGAGCAAGAGCGATAGGGCTAAGTTGGATGGAATGTACGAGTGTATTCTATGTGCTTGCTGTAGCACATCATGTCCTAGCTACTGGTGGAATCCTGAGTCTTATCTTGGTCCCGCTGCACTCCTCCATGCCAACCG ATGGATCATGGATAGCCGTGATGAATATACTCAGGAGCGCCTGGATGCAGTTAATGACGAATTCAAGCTTTATCGCTGCCATACTATTCTGAATTGTTCTCGTGCTTGCCCAAAGGGATTAAATCCCGGGAAGCATATTCAGAACATCAAGAAGCTGGAGATGGCACCTTGA
- the LOC107010971 gene encoding very-long-chain 3-oxoacyl-CoA reductase 1, with protein sequence MESCIYHQLKSQPVWLLLLLSLGFLKVLCFSVIFLKWVYVNFLRPAKNLKKYGSWALVTGPTDGIGKGFAFELARKGLSLVLVGRNPDKLKDVSESIKAKYGQTQIKTVGVDFSGDLDEGVKKIKETIEGLDIGVLINNVGVSYPYARFFHEVDDKLLADLVKVNVEGTTKVTQAVLPGMIQRKRGAIVNIGSGAAIVIPSDPLYAVYAATKAYIDQFSRCLYVEYKKSGIDVQCQVPLYVATKMASIKRSSFFVPSTDGYARAALRWIGHEPRCTPYWPHSLLWGVLCSLPESMVDAWRLNFCIGIRRRGQLKDSRKKE encoded by the exons ATGGAGTCTTGCATCTACCATCAGCTCAAATCCCAGCCTGTATGGCTTCTTTTGCTTCTTTCTTTAGGTTTCTTGAAAGTCTTGTGCTTTTCTGTCATCTTTCTCAAATGGGTCTATGTCAATTTCCTCAGACCTGCTAAGAATCTTAAGAAATATGGGTCATGGGCACTTGTTACTGGACCTACAGATGGTATTGGGAAGGGCTTTGCTTTTGAATTAGCTCGAAAAGGGCTTAGTTTAGTTCTTGTGGGTCGTAACCCTGATAAACTTAAGGATGTTTCTGAATCGATTAAAGCTAAATATGGACAGACTCAGATCAAAACAGTCGGCGTTGATTTCTCTGGTGATTTGGATGAAGGGGTTAAGAAGATTAAGGAGACAATTGAAGGATTGGATattggggttttgattaataatgttGGGGTTTCGTATCCTTATGCTAGATTTTTCCATGAAGTGGATGATAAGCTGTTGGCAGATTTGGTTAAAGTTAATGTGGAAGGGACTACAAAGGTTACTCAAGCTGTTTTGCCTGGTATGATTCAGAGGAAAAGAGGAGCAATTGTTAATATTGGTTCTGGTGCGGCTATTGTTATCCCCTCTGATCCTCTGTATGCTGTTTATGCCGCAACTAAAGC ATACATTGACCAGTTCTCCAGATGCCTCTATGTAGAGTACAAGAAGAGTGGGATTGATGTGCAATGCCAG GTGCCGTTATATGTGGCAACAAAAATGGCATCAATCAAAAGATCTTCATTTTTTGTTCCCTCGACTGATGGTTATGCTCGGGCTGCCCTGCGATGGATTGGTCATGAGCCAAGGTGCACACCTTACTGGCCCCATTCTCTTCTGTGGGGTGTTCTATGTTCATTGCCAGAGTCGATGGTTGATGCTTGGCGTCTGAACTTCTGCATTGGAATTCGAAGGAGAGGGCAGCTGAAGGATTCCAGGAAGAAAGAATAG
- the LOC107010439 gene encoding protein NOI4, whose product MNSQEKGRPLPKFGEWDVNNPASADGFTVIFAKARDDKKANSSAAPTQTPRNDYAYGQPNPYQQETRKKRFCCF is encoded by the exons atGAATTCT CAAGAGAAAGGTCGGCCATTGCCGAAATTCGGGGAGTGGGATGTAAATAATCCAGCCTCGGCAGATGGATTCACTGTCATATTTGCTAAGGCTAGAGATGACAAGAAGGCTAATAGCAGTGCAGCACCAACACAAACGCCCAGAAATGACTATGCATATGGACAACCTAACCCTTATCAGCAAGAAACCAGG AAAAAAAGGTTTTGCTGTTTCTGA
- the LOC107010720 gene encoding mavicyanin-like — MALTCFGNVLFISILVIITSSLELVNASSMEFQVGDTTGWTVPPQNDTIFYNNWASAMRFKIGDTIRFKYKKDSVMEVTDKDYKKCNSTQPHFFSNSGNTMFTLEHSGYYYFISGAAGHCERGQRMILRVMVQDLIPTASHASFSFPIFQQLQLLFFLFLSLVLS, encoded by the exons ATGGCTTTGACCTGTTTTGGTAACGTGTTGTTCATCtcaattttagttattattacgTCTTCTCTTGAATTAGTGAATGCCTCATCCATGGAATTCCAAGTTGGTGATACTACTGGTTGGACAGTTCCTCCCCAAAATGACACAATTTTTTACAACAACTGGGCTTCCGCTATGAGGTTCAAAATTGGCGACACTATCC GTTTCAAGTACAAGAAGGATTCAGTGATGGAGGTGACCGATAAAGATTACAAGAAATGCAACTCAACACAGCCTCATTTCTTTTCCAACAGTGGGAACACCATGTTCACGTTGGAGCATTCTGGctattattatttcataagtGGAGCAGCAGGACACTGTGAGCGAGGACAACGAATGATACTAAGGGTTATGGTCCAGGATCTCATACCTACTGCTTCTCATGCCTCATTCTCATTCCCAATCTTTCAACAACTTCaacttctcttctttcttttcctttcactTGTTTTATCTTAA